One window of Triplophysa rosa linkage group LG10, Trosa_1v2, whole genome shotgun sequence genomic DNA carries:
- the arhgap5 gene encoding rho GTPase-activating protein 5 has protein sequence MAKNKESRPSYAVSVVGLSGTEKEKGNCGVGKSCLCNRYVHPSADCYYSEHTSVLSTIDFGGRVVNNDHFLYWGEVFHRGDDGLECRIHVIEQTEFIDDQTFLPHRSTNLQPYTKRAANTKLQSAEKLMYICTDQLGLEQDFDQKQMPDGKLNIDGFVLCIDISKGCNRKFDDQMKFIHSLYSQISKTKKPMVIAAMKCDECVDQYLREVQSFVAGKKNLVLVETSARVSVNVDLCFNALTQQMDKTRCKPKVISYLEAYKAQRQLVASVSDKFEKLIVQTVRDYHTSWKIVSNKLKSHPDYDEYINLEGTKKARNTFSKHIEQLRQEHIKRRREDYLTSLPKILNKLLNNLEEIETMSWTEAQNLIKSIPEFQYFFIELEQTPWHETDHLNKTDDRRVPFDILKTMEGERIYQNHVQHLKSEKRRSEMKEKFKKTLERVHFISPGQPWEEVMCFVMEDEAYKYITESDRRDVYSRHQQEIVERAKEEFQEMLFEHAELFYDLDLNATPSCDKMSEIHAVLNEEPRYRALQKLATDRESLLLKHIGFVYHPTKDTCLSGTACVDLKVEQVLANRLVQLDHGRSNIYYNSANIDKVNLCLVGREGLAQELANEIRAQSTDDEYTLDGKIYELELLPVDVNSGMLLNHSWISTFKPHGFFCVFSSIESLNYIGDRVSRIRAEIAQSRRDRYTQPVPFILILANQRDNVCKNMPILRHQGQQLANKLQCTFIDIPSGTFPRKFNESQIKQALRAVLEGFKHNFDMMSPMPSIKDLSETDLRIVMCAMCGDPFSVDLILSPFLDSHCCSAGQPGQSNTLILDKIIGDSRRRIQVTVLSYHSSIGIRKDELVHGYILVYSAKRKSSMAMLRAFLAEVQDVIPVQMVAITDSQADFFENEAIKELMTEGEHIATEITAKFTALYSLSQYHRQTEVFTPFFNEVLEKKSNIESSFMFENSRDGTGTSEDVFPQSPHRHSPAYQYYPDSEDDGEGPPPYSPIGDDVQLLPNPSERKYKIDLEGNEYPVHSTPVGDHERNHKVPPPIKPKPNVLPKPNVKKLDPNLLRTIEAGMRSSRWVRSPMMVHGDDLEASDNYAEPVDTLLRSKGFGDDIYSIPEDAHSRSGKIRNSFGGLALHVDEENGFDTMSKSQSGRRPSKYKHRSKILFSKTKAYHRRVHSDVSDDEGGAATQKKKKGRGNRGSEEDPLLSPVDPWKGGIDNPAITSDPEQDDKKMKKKKAPKIKEPKKTKSTKTTKPLYPPTRRNWESNYFGVPLQNLVTLERPIPLFIEKCVEYIERTGLTTEGLYRVSGNKTDQDNIQKQFDQDHSIDLFVMDVAVNAVAGALKAFFADLPDPLIPYSLHPELVEAAKIVDYYERLQVLKEIVRKFSPINYDVFKYVITHLNRVSQQSKTTLMTADNLSICFWPTLMRPDFENKDTLSTTKLNQSVIETFIQQCQYFFYGGDITEPSSAEGTPPPHGHGLESLLALQLPPPLQPQQIQHPLPPEPLI, from the exons ATGGCCAAGAACAAGGAGTCCCGTCCGTCGTACGCTGTCAGCGTTGTCGGGCTCTCAggcacagagaaagagaaaggcAACTGTGGTGTAGGTAAATCCTGCCTATGCAACAGATATGTGCACCCCAGTGCGGACTGCTACTACTCGGAGCACACTTCTGTGTTGAGCACAATTGACTTTGGAGGGCGCGTGGTGAATAATGACCACTTCTTGTACTGGGGTGAAGTGTTTCATCGAGGGGATGATGGCCTCGAGTGTAGAATTCATGTCATTGAGCAGACCGAGTTCATCGATGACCAGACCTTTTTGCCTCATCGCAGCACAAATTTGCAGCCCTACACCAAACGGGCTGCAAATACAAAACTTCAGTCCGCTGAGAAGCTCATGTACATTTGCACAGACCAGCTTGGTTTAGAACAGGATTTTGATCAGAAACAGATGCCTGATGGCAAGCTCAATATTGATGGCTTTGTACTGTGTATAGACATAAGCAAAGGGTGCAATAGAAAATTTGACGATCAGATGAAATTCATTCACAGCCTTTACTCTCAGATTTCCAAGACAAAAAAACCCATGGTCATTGCTGCGATGAAATGTGACGAGTGCGTCGATCAATACCTAAGGGAAGTCCAGTCGTTTGTCGCAGGTAAAAAGAACCTTGTGCTGGTCGAGACGTCAGCTCGAGTGTCTGTTAATGTTGACCTCTGTTTCAATGCTCTGACACAGCAGATGGACAAAACTCGATGTAAACCCAAAGTAATTTCTTATTTGGAAGCTTACAAAGCCCAGAGACAATTAGTAGCTTCAGTCTCAGACAAGTTTGAAAAGCTCATTGTTCAGACTGTCAGAGACTATCACACGAGCTGGAAAATTGTGAGCAATAAATTGAAAAGCCACCCAGACTATGACGAGTACATCAATTTAGAAGGCACCAAAAAGGCGAGGAACACCTTTTCGAAGCACATTGAACAGCTAAGACAAGAGCATATCAAAAGGCGGAGGGAGGATTATCTTACCAGCCTGCCAAAAATTCTTAATAAGTTGCTTAACAACCTCGAGGAAATCGAGACTATGAGTTGGACTGAGGCTCAGAACCTTATAAAGAGCATTCCTGAGTTCCAGTACTTTTTCATTGAGTTGGAACAAACACCGTGGCATGAGACCGACCACCTCAATAAAACCGATGACAGAAGAGTGCCCTTCGACATCCTCAAAACCATGGAAGGAGAGAGGATTTATCAAAACCACGTCCAGCATTTGAAATCCGAGAAGAGGCGGTCGGAGATGAAGGAGAAATTCAAGAAGACCTTGGAGCGAGTGCATTTCATTAGCCCCGGACAGCCATGGGAAGAGGTCATGTGTTTTGTCATGGAGGACGAGGCGTACAAATACATCACTGAATCAGATCGCAGAGATGTTTATAGCCGGCACCAGCAGGAAATAGTTGAACGGGCCAAAGAGGAGTTTCAGGAAAtgctttttgagcatgcagAGCTGTTCTATGACCTGGATTTGAACGCCACCCCAAGCTGTGACAAAATGAGTGAGATTCATGCTGTACTTAATGAGGAGCCGAGATACAGAGCTCTTCAGAAACTTGCCACGGACAGGGAGTCTCTTTTACTGAAACACATTGGGTTTGTCTATCACCCCACGAAAGATACATGCCTCAGCGGCACGGCCTGTGTGGATCTGAAAGTCGAGCAAGTTCTCGCAAACAGGCTGGTTCAGCTGGATCACGGCCGCTCGAATATTTACTACAATAGTGCCAACATTGATAAAGTTAACCTTTGCCTCGTAGGCAGAGAAGGACTGGCACAGGAGCTTGCGAATGAAATCCGAGCTCAGTCTACTGATGATGAATATACCCTTGATGGGAAAATCTATGAATTAGAGCTTTTGCCTGTGGATGTCAATTCTGGCATGCTTTTGAATCATTCCTGGATATCGACTTTCAAGCCCCATGGGTTCTTTTGTGTCTTCAGCTCTATAGAGTCGCTTAATTATATTGGGGACCGTGTAAGCCGAATCCGAGCCGAGATTGCCCAGAGCAGAAGGGATAGGTATACTCAGCCAGTGCCATTCATTCTTATTCTAGCGAACCAGAGGGACAATGTTTGCAAAAACATGCCTATTTTGAGGCATCAGGGCCAACAGCTTGCGAATAAGCTACAGTGTACATTTATAGATATACCTTCCGGCACTTTTCCCAGAAAGTTTAATGAGTCTCAGATAAAGCAGGCCCTCAGAGCAGTGTTAGAAGGCTTCAAGCACAATTTCGACATGATGAGCCCCATGCCATCCATTAAAGATTTGTCCGAGACGGACTTGCGGATAGTCATGTGTGCCATGTGCGGAGATCCGTTCAGCGTGGATCTCATTCTTTCACCATTTCTGGACTCGCACTGTTGCAGTGCCGGACAGCCCGGGCAGAGCAACACTTTGATTCTTGACAAAATCATTGGTGACAGCCGGCGACGCATACAGGTCACTGTGCTCTCATACCACTCCTCCATCGGAATTAGAAAGGACGAACTGGTGCATGGGTACATTCTTGTTTACTCAGCAAAACGAAAGTCTTCCATGGCAATGCTGAGGGCGTTTTTGGCCGAGGTCCAGGATGTCATTCCGGTTCAAATGGTGGCCATTACGGACAGCCAGGCGGACTTCTTTGAGAATGAGGCGATAAAAGAGCTGATGACTGAGGGGGAGCACATTGCCACAGAAATCACAGCGAAATTTACAGCGCTCTACTCCTTGTCCCAGTATCACAGGCAGACAGAGGTTTTCACACCATTTTTCAACGAGGTTCTTGAGAAAAAGAGCAACATCGAAAGCTCCTTCATGTTTGAGAACAGCAGAGATGGAACGGGCACCAGTGAAGACGTCTTCCCTCAGTCCCCTCATAGACATTCACCTGCCTACCAATATTACCCTGACTCTGAGGATGATGGGGAGGGACCACCACCTTACAGTCCAATAGGGGATGATGTCCAGCTGCTGCCCAATCCGAGCGAGCGCAAGTACAAAATCGACCTCGAAGGCAATGAATACCCAGTTCACAGCACACCTGTTGGAGACCATGAACGCAATCACAAAGTGCCTCCTCCAATAAAACCCAAGCCCAACGTGCTGCCCAAACCCAATGTTAAGAAGCTGGATCCTAACCTCCTGAGGACCATCGAGGCTGGAATGAGGAGCTCCAGATGGGTGCGCAGTCCCATGATGGTTCATGGCGATGACCTTGAAGCATCAGACAACTATGCAGAGCCCGTGGATACGCTCCTCAGATCGAAAGGCTTCGGCGACGACATATATTCCATACCTGAAGATGCACACAGCAGATCTGGGAAGATTCGTAACTCGTTCGGTGGACTCGCTCTGCATGTGGATGAGGAGAACGGCTTTGATACCATGTCTAAGTCTCAGAGTGGCAGAAGGCCTTCAAAGTACAAACATCGGTCCAAGATCCTCTTTAGCAAAACAAAAGCTTATCATAGACGAGTACATTCAGATGTCAGTGATGATGAGGGTGGAGCTGCAacgcagaagaagaagaaaggaAGGGGCAACAGGGGGAGTGAAGAGGACCCTCTTCTTTCACCAGTGGATCCTTGGAAAGGAGGAATAGACAATCCAGCCATCACATCAGACCCAGAGCAGgatgataaaaaaatgaagaaaaagaaagCACCAAAGATCAAGGAACCCAAAAAG ACAAAATCAACAAAGACCACAAAGCCATTGTACCCACCAACTCGACGAAACTGGGAGAGCAACTATTTTGGGGTGCCTCTTCAGAACTTGGTCACTCTGGAAAGACCCATTCCTTTGTTTATCGAGAAGTGTGTTGAATACATTGAACGAACGG GTCTCACCACAGAGGGCCTTTATCGAGTGAGCGGAAACAAGACGGATCAAGACAACATTCAGAAACAATTTGACCAGG ACCACAGTATAGATCTGTTTGTGATGGATGTAGCTGTGAACGCCGTGGCTGGGGCTCTGAAAGCCTTTTTCGCCGACCTTCCCGACCCCCTTATACCGTACAGTCTCCATCCAGAACTAGTGGAAGCAGCCA